The genomic interval GAGGTACCCTTCGGTGGCTTTTCCGCGATCGAAGATCCCTTCGATGGTGCCGTTGACCTCGGCGTTGCCGATTTGGACGGCGACGGCGACCTCGACCTTTTCGGCTCAGCAGAGATAGCCGATGACGTGGCTTGGTGGGAGAACACTGCCGGCGATGGCTCCGCCTGGAGCCGCCATGATCTCGAGCTCGATTTCGACCTGGCTCGGGGTGTCGCCGTCGGTGACCTCGACGGTGATGGCGACGCTGACCTCGTGGGCGCCGCCTTTTTCTCCAGCGCGATCCTCTGGTGGGAGAACGATCTCGGTTCCGGGGCCGCCTGCGGTGGCGATTTTTGCGAGCACACCGTGGATGGCTCTGCATTCGGCGCCAATGCAGTGGCCCTGGCCGACATCGACCGCGATGGTGACCTCGACGTGGTCGGCATGTTGCGCGCCGGTGACGCTGTCGTCTGGTACGAGAACCCCGGGGACGGTTCGAACTGGACCCAACACATCGTCGATCCCGACTTCGAAGGAGCCCAGGCAGTCGCACTGGCAGACCTGGACGGGGACGGGGACACCGACATCTTGGGTGGTACCGGCGAGGGCGGCGGCGAGTTCAGTTGGTTCGAGAACGATCTGGACGGTGCGGGCCCCTGCCCCGCCGACTGGTGCGAGCACATCCTGGACACCGGCAATACCGCCAGCGTGGCGATCGCCGACCTGGACGGCGATGGCGACCTCGATCTCCTGCGAACGAGTATCAGCCCGGGTGCTGCGTGGTGGGAAAACACTGCCGGCGATGGCTCCGCGTGGACCGAGCAGCTCATCCCGATCTCGATGCTCGACGGGCGCGCCATCAGCACGACGGACCTCGACGGCGATGGCGATCTCGACGTCCTGACCGACGGGAGGGATCTCGCCGTCTGGCTGGAGAACACGAACGGCGACGGCTCCGCGTGGACCGAACGATTCTTGGGCCCTGGGGACGGGTTCAAGCTGCTCGCAGCAGACCTCGACGGGGACGGCGATCTCGATCTGGCTGGAGCATCGAGGCGGGACGATGTCGTCGGTTGGTGGGAGAACCGAACCCCGCATAGGAGTGCCGTTTTTCCCGATGAGCGCACGATCGGCACCGGTCTTCAGAGGGCGTCTTCTGTGACCACCGCAGATATCGACGGGGACGGTGATCTCGACGTTCTGACCGCTGCAGAGCTCCGCGACGAGGTCGCCTGTTGGGAGAACACCTCGGGAACCGGAACCGCATGGACGAAGACGACCATCGACGGGGGATTTCTGGGAGCTCGTTCGGTGGCCGCGGCGGACCTCGACGGCGACGGCGATCTCGACGCCCTGGGAGCGGCCTTTCATGCGAACGCCGTGGATTGGTGGGAGAACACGGCGGGAGACTGTACGTCTTGGATTCGACATCAGGTCGCGACGGGCTTCCGAGCCGCCTGGGACGCACAAGCTGCAGACCTCGATCGAGACGGCGATCTCGACATCATCGCCATGGCCCTCTGGGCCGACGACATTGCCTGGTGGGAGAACACACTGGGAGACGGCTCCGTCTGGACCCGCCACGACATTGCCCTCGACTTCGATGGCGCAGCCTCGGTCCTCGCCTCAGACATCGACCGCGATGGGGACATCGACTTGGTGGGAGCTGCCGCTCACGGGGACGACATCGCCTGGTGGGAGAACACGGCGGGAGACGGCTCCGTCTGGGTTCACCGCGACCTGATTCGCGACCTCGACGGGGCGTCGTCGGTCGCCGCTGCCGACATCGACCGCGACGGAGATATCGATATCTTGAGCGCTGCCCAGCACGAGGACGCCATCACTTGGTGGGAGAACACGATGGGAGACGGCTCCGCCTGGTCCCGCCGAGATATCGATCTCAACTTCGAAGGCGCCTTTACCGTGGCCGCCGAGGACCTGGACGGCGATGGCGATGAAGATGTGCTGGGCGCTTCCGGGACCAATGGTGGCGTGATCTGGTGGGAAAACGTCGAAGGGGACGGTTCCATTTGGAACCGGCAGATCGTCGACAGCAACTTTGCAGGGTCTTTCGACCTCGCCGTGGGCGACCTCGACGGCAACAGCATTCCTGATCTCTTGGCGGTAGGTGGCGGTAATCGAGTCGCCTGGTGGGAGAATCGCGGTGGCCACTTCGCCCTGCCAACCTTGGACGCCGTGACCTCACCGACACCCAACGACGGGACTGACGATCTGGCACTCCTGCGCATCGATGGGGTCCATCGCGGAAGGCTAGGAGACGAGGCCGCCGAGTTGGCGACCTTGGAGTTGAAGTTCGAAGAAACTGAGGGAGACCCCCTGAGTGACTCGGAGCTGAACGCGCTAGTCGACTCTTTGATGCTCTTTCGCGACGATGGGGACGCGATCTTCGAACCCACCACCGACGACACCCTGTTCTTCACCCAAGGAGCACCTTTCGCTCTGACCAACGGCGTGTTGACCTTGACGATGATCGACGGCGACCCTCACGTGCTCTTGGCCCATGGCTCGGATCAGTCGTGGTGGCTCGCTGCCGATATCTCGCCTTCTGCTACCACAGCGACGCCGGAGACCTTCCAGGTCAGCCACGTCACCAGCGCTTCCTCGTCCGGCGAGATGGCGGCAAACGACACGCCTCTGGTGCTCGAGTTTCAAGCCGACATCTCGTCGTCCTCCATCGAGATCAACGACCCCCCGGTGGTGAGCTCACCGATCGCCGACCAAACGGTCGACACTGGCGTGGCGGTGAACATCGAGGTCGCCGGCAGCTTTGCCGACGAAGAGATGCAGACGTTGAGCTTCGAGGCAGTGGGGCTGCCCGATTCTCTGACCCTTTCTCCGGCCGGCGTCATCACCGGAACTCCAACCCTCGGCGACGTCGGCGCTTCGCCTCATCTGGTCATGGTGACCGCAACGGATCCGGGTGGGCTCACCGTTTCGGACACCTTCTTGCTTTCGGTCGACTTCTTTGGAGGAACGATCGTGGTGGACGGTGCTTGTACTTTGAAGGATGCCATCGAGTCCGCCAATGCCAATCTGGATCAGGGTAACTGCCATGGCGCCGGTGGGGTCGAGACGATCCGGCTGGACGTCGACGTGACCTTGACTGCCGCAGATACGGCAGGCTCTTCGAATCTCGGCGGCGAGCATGCCGGCCTTCCCGACATCGCCTCGGAGGTGATCTTGAGGGCCGGCGCCGCCGTCGTCGTCGAGCGGGATGCCTCTCTTCCTTGCGTAGCCGATGGCAGCGACCAGTTCCGTCTCTTCAATATCGTCTCGGGCGGTCGCTTGGTTCTCGAAGGACTGACCCTACGGGGCGGGTGCGCTCAGCTCGGCGGTGCCATCCATTTGGATCTCGGTGCCGCCATCGAGGCTTCGGGTTGTCTGTTCGAAAACAACGTCGCGCAGGCCGATTCCAGCGACAGCATCGCTCGTGGCGGCGCCATCCACGCCGCCTCTCAATGGAGTGGAGTGACGATCGCCGACTCGGAATTCCAAAACAACCATGCGCGCGCAATCCAGGACTCGGCAGCGGGCTCCGGTGGTGCCCTCTTCCTCGCTTCCGGGGCGGGACAGCCCGCGATGCTGATCGATTCCGGGTTCTCCCACAACACGGCGGCCTCAGGCCCAGACGGAGATGCTCACGGAGGTGCCATCTTCGCGGCTCTCGACGCTCTCGGAACGATCGCAGGCTGTACGTTTTCACAGAATCAAGCCCTGGGCGGTGCCGGCGCGACCGGTGGTGGTTCCGGACTCGGGGGAGCGCTTTATGCCTGGGAGGTCCCAAACGTCTCGGAGACTTCGTTCCACGCCAATCTGGCGAGAGGCGGTCACGGAGGAAGCGGGTTCGGCGGCTTGGCGGTGGGGGGAGCGGTCTTCAAGCTCGACAACTCGGGAAGCTGGAGTGGATTGATCTTCGACGGCAATCAAGCAGTGGGCGGAAGCAGTGACCTGGGCGAAGCCGGTCGTGCCCAGGGAGGTGGCCTCTTCACCAACGCCGTCGAGCTGACGAGAAGCTACTGGTTCGGGAACCTCGCCCGCGGCGGTGACGGAGTCGTGGGTGGGGCTGCGTTGGGCGGTGCGGCCCTGGTCAATGCCGGATCCTGGTTCGAGGACGCGACGGTCGCCAGCAATCGGGCCCGCGGCGGCGACGCGACCTCAGGAGCCGGTGGAGACGCCAGCGGTGGCGGCCTCACCGTCGCCGGATCGACGACCCTGAGAGCGATGACCTTGACGGACAACGAGGCGCGGGGCGGCGACAGTAGCGGCGGAGGTACCGGAGGTCTGGCCTTTGGCGGAGCGATCGAAGGCAGGGTCCAACTTCAGCTCAGCCACAGTACTCTCACCGAGAACAGAGTGCTGGGAGGATTAGGAGACGGAGGCGGAGGCACCGCCGAAGGCGGCGGTTTGTGGATCGCGATCACCTCTTCCACTGCGATCGACAATACAGCTCTCGCCGGCAACTCGCGCACCAGCGGCGGAGGGTCTCCGACGGCTGAGGACTGCCACACCAGCGCTCCGATCGGAAGTTTGGGCCACAATCTGGTTCAAACCCCGGGCAATTGCACCTTCGCCGCCACCCATGACCAGGTCGGCGTCGATCCTCTGCTTGCTCCCCTCGCCGAGCTCGGCTGTACGACCCCATTGCCGAACGGTTCGTGCCTACCGGTCCACGCCGTTTCCCTCGGGAGTCCGGCTCTAGACCAGGGGAGCTGTGCGATTTCCTCAGCAACCCGAGACGTCCGTGGTTTCCTGCGGCCCTTCGACCATTCCAGCTCCGGCAACGCCGACGACTCTTGTGACGTGGGAGCTCACGAGCTCGTCGACAGCGACGGCAATGGGATCGACGATGCCCTGCAGCCAGACCTGATTTTCGTCGACGGCTTCGAGTCCGGGGGTACGGGCCGGTGGTCGTTCAGCGGTCCTTAGGCAAGGAAACCCGTCTCGGGACCGCTGAGCCCCCTCTCCCCAAGCCCCAGATCGGCTCGGAGCCGGAACAGCTCTCTGTCAACATCGCCTTGAGCCCCGGCCGATCAAGACGCTGAACCGGGAGCCGCTTCCGTCAGATAGAATCGAAGGCCAATCTTCCGGGGCCTGAACAGCGGCCTCGCCGGACTTTCCAACCCGACCTCGAGCCCCGCTCCACGCGAGCCCAACCAACGTGAGAAAGGACCGCACAATGCGCGCTCTGGCCCTGATCACCCTCGCTCTGATCCTCGTCGCCTGTAGTGGCGGCGAGGGTGCTTCGCCGGCGTCGGCCGGTACTTCCGATGGCGGCGGCACGCCGGAACCGATCGGCCCGATCACGACCCGCGGCGGCGGCGGTTCGCCTGCCGACTCTGGCGGTGGCAGCGGCCAGTTGACGGTCGACCTGCCGGCGGACTGGACCGAGGAGACTCCGAGCTCTCCGATGCGGCAGATGCAGGCCTCGATTCCCGGCGAGGCCGGGCCGGGCCAGATCGCCATGTTCCACTTCCCCGGCCAGGGCGGCAGCGTGGAGGCCAACCTGACGCGCTGGATCGGCCAGATGGAGATGGCGCCCGGCGATCAGCCGCGTCGTGAGACTTTCGAGAGCAACGGCCTGCGCGTCACTTGGCTCGATGTCGCCGGCACCATGCTGCCGAGCACGATGGGGGTCGGACCGACCGAGCGGCAGCCCAACTTCCGCATGCTGGCGGCGGTGATCGAAGGCCCCGGCGGCCCGTGGTTCTTCAAGGCCACCGGCCCCGACGCCACCCTCGCCGCCCAGCGCGACGCCTTCGTCGAGATGCTGCGCGGCCTGAGCGCGGCGTAGCACCGGACGTGGGCCGCCGGCGCACCTGGCTCCAGAGCCTCCGGCTCAAGGCCATCAACTTCTATCCGCCCTTCGTCGGCGCCGGTATCCGGGTGACCGAGATGCGACCGGCGGAGGGGTCGATTCGGGTGCGCATGAAGCTGCACTGGTGGAACCGAAACTACTTCGGCACCCACTACGGCGGCTCCCTCTACTCGATGTGCGACCCTTTCTTCGTGCTCATCCTGGCGCAGCGCCTGGGCCGCGACTACATCGTGTGGGACAAGGCCGCCGAGGTCCGCTTCGTCCGTCCGGGGAAGGGCACCGTCGAGGCTCATTTCCGCATCACCGGCGATCAGGTCGAGGAGCTGCGGCAGCAGGCGGAGTCGGCCGACAAGGTCGAGCCGACCTTTGTGGCCGAGGTCCTCGACGACCAAGGCGAGCTCGTCGCGCAAGTGGAGAAGCGCCTCTACATTCGCAAGAAGAGCGCCTCGGGCTCACCTTCGTGAGCTCCTTCCCTCCCCTGGCCGCGGGCCTTCTGATCGGCGGTGCCAGCCGCCGCTTCGGCCGCCCCAAACAACTGGCGGAAGTCGCCGGCGTTTCCTTGGCGGAACAGGCGTATCGCGCCCTCGCGGGCCGCGTCGGGGAATGTGTTCTGCTGGGTGCTGGGCCGGTGCCGCCCGCCCTCGAGGCCCTGCCACAATGGCCCGACGATCCTGCCGCAGAGGACCTGCGCGGCCCGCTGGCGGCCATGCTCACCGCCTTCCGAAGGCGCCCGGACCACGGCTGGATCTTCGCTCCCTGCGATCACCCGGCGGTGCGTCCCGAGGCGGTGGACTGGCTGATCAGCGAGCGACGGCCGGCGCGCCGCGCCATCCTGCCGATGACCGGCGATCCGCGCGAAGTGCAGCCGTTGCTCGCCCTCTACGAGCCATCGGCAGCGGCGCTGCTGGAAGACCTCGCCGCCACCGGCCGGCACGGCCCCCGGGCGCTCGCCGAAGGGGACGGCGTCGCGCTGCTGGAGCCACCCACCGAGCTCCACCGGTGTTGGCAAGACATCGATACGGTAGTGGACCTGGAGCGCTACCGGCGCGAGGCGGAAGCGCCACCGGCAGGCGAAGAAAATTGACGATGCGACCGCCCGGGCCGCTCGCCTAGCCTCAAGTGAAGCCGGCGCCGGCGCCGCAGGCCGGTTCGCCACAGCCCGCTGCTTCCTGCGAAGAGCCGCTGCCGCCATGAGCAGCGAAAGTGGAGAGCTGACGCTGTACGCTG from Acidobacteriota bacterium carries:
- a CDS encoding FG-GAP-like repeat-containing protein, producing the protein MRYRIDHQEELLFVLLLTAVVLGLALPAMAAEVPFGGFSAIEDPFDGAVDLGVADLDGDGDLDLFGSAEIADDVAWWENTAGDGSAWSRHDLELDFDLARGVAVGDLDGDGDADLVGAAFFSSAILWWENDLGSGAACGGDFCEHTVDGSAFGANAVALADIDRDGDLDVVGMLRAGDAVVWYENPGDGSNWTQHIVDPDFEGAQAVALADLDGDGDTDILGGTGEGGGEFSWFENDLDGAGPCPADWCEHILDTGNTASVAIADLDGDGDLDLLRTSISPGAAWWENTAGDGSAWTEQLIPISMLDGRAISTTDLDGDGDLDVLTDGRDLAVWLENTNGDGSAWTERFLGPGDGFKLLAADLDGDGDLDLAGASRRDDVVGWWENRTPHRSAVFPDERTIGTGLQRASSVTTADIDGDGDLDVLTAAELRDEVACWENTSGTGTAWTKTTIDGGFLGARSVAAADLDGDGDLDALGAAFHANAVDWWENTAGDCTSWIRHQVATGFRAAWDAQAADLDRDGDLDIIAMALWADDIAWWENTLGDGSVWTRHDIALDFDGAASVLASDIDRDGDIDLVGAAAHGDDIAWWENTAGDGSVWVHRDLIRDLDGASSVAAADIDRDGDIDILSAAQHEDAITWWENTMGDGSAWSRRDIDLNFEGAFTVAAEDLDGDGDEDVLGASGTNGGVIWWENVEGDGSIWNRQIVDSNFAGSFDLAVGDLDGNSIPDLLAVGGGNRVAWWENRGGHFALPTLDAVTSPTPNDGTDDLALLRIDGVHRGRLGDEAAELATLELKFEETEGDPLSDSELNALVDSLMLFRDDGDAIFEPTTDDTLFFTQGAPFALTNGVLTLTMIDGDPHVLLAHGSDQSWWLAADISPSATTATPETFQVSHVTSASSSGEMAANDTPLVLEFQADISSSSIEINDPPVVSSPIADQTVDTGVAVNIEVAGSFADEEMQTLSFEAVGLPDSLTLSPAGVITGTPTLGDVGASPHLVMVTATDPGGLTVSDTFLLSVDFFGGTIVVDGACTLKDAIESANANLDQGNCHGAGGVETIRLDVDVTLTAADTAGSSNLGGEHAGLPDIASEVILRAGAAVVVERDASLPCVADGSDQFRLFNIVSGGRLVLEGLTLRGGCAQLGGAIHLDLGAAIEASGCLFENNVAQADSSDSIARGGAIHAASQWSGVTIADSEFQNNHARAIQDSAAGSGGALFLASGAGQPAMLIDSGFSHNTAASGPDGDAHGGAIFAALDALGTIAGCTFSQNQALGGAGATGGGSGLGGALYAWEVPNVSETSFHANLARGGHGGSGFGGLAVGGAVFKLDNSGSWSGLIFDGNQAVGGSSDLGEAGRAQGGGLFTNAVELTRSYWFGNLARGGDGVVGGAALGGAALVNAGSWFEDATVASNRARGGDATSGAGGDASGGGLTVAGSTTLRAMTLTDNEARGGDSSGGGTGGLAFGGAIEGRVQLQLSHSTLTENRVLGGLGDGGGGTAEGGGLWIAITSSTAIDNTALAGNSRTSGGGSPTAEDCHTSAPIGSLGHNLVQTPGNCTFAATHDQVGVDPLLAPLAELGCTTPLPNGSCLPVHAVSLGSPALDQGSCAISSATRDVRGFLRPFDHSSSGNADDSCDVGAHELVDSDGNGIDDALQPDLIFVDGFESGGTGRWSFSGP
- a CDS encoding DUF4442 domain-containing protein, with translation MGRRRTWLQSLRLKAINFYPPFVGAGIRVTEMRPAEGSIRVRMKLHWWNRNYFGTHYGGSLYSMCDPFFVLILAQRLGRDYIVWDKAAEVRFVRPGKGTVEAHFRITGDQVEELRQQAESADKVEPTFVAEVLDDQGELVAQVEKRLYIRKKSASGSPS
- a CDS encoding NTP transferase domain-containing protein; protein product: MSSFPPLAAGLLIGGASRRFGRPKQLAEVAGVSLAEQAYRALAGRVGECVLLGAGPVPPALEALPQWPDDPAAEDLRGPLAAMLTAFRRRPDHGWIFAPCDHPAVRPEAVDWLISERRPARRAILPMTGDPREVQPLLALYEPSAAALLEDLAATGRHGPRALAEGDGVALLEPPTELHRCWQDIDTVVDLERYRREAEAPPAGEEN
- a CDS encoding zinc ribbon domain-containing protein, whose protein sequence is MPLYEYACSECRHSFEVLQRIGDDGEGLSCPRCRADSVQRQLSTFAAHGGSGSSQEAAGCGEPACGAGAGFT